The genomic DNA AACCCCAGGGCCAACAGCCAGTCCCGCTGATCCTCTATCCACTTGGTGAACAGGCCCGCCAGGGCTCTGTCCCGAAGGGGATCGTCCACTGGGCGATGGCCAGCACGTTGGTGCGTCCGCTGCCCAGGGCCATCAGCACCAGCATGAACAGCATGCGCCAGTCGTAGGTGGTGTTGTGGGCCCGCAGGTCAGGTACTTGCATCAGGTATGGAATGGGGCTGGGTATCCTTGGGGTTTCGTTCATACTGCATGTGATAAAAGCCTGCTACCTAATTACAGGGTATTGCAAAAATGAACAAGGTGTGATAACTTCTTTACTTGCCCGGCGGCGCAGCGCTTCGGTTACTTCGTTGACCAGTCCAACACAAACCGAGTGCACATATCCCCGGGTACCACCCCTACAAATCGTCGGTAACAGGCGGCAGGCGAGCTAAGCGAGCGATCCCCAGGAAAAATCGGGGTCTCTAAGCCCTGGGGCTTCTTCTACCCTGCTGGGGTAGGAGCGTGGCCCGGTGGCGGGCGATGTGAGGTGTTGCCGTGTCCTTCAATACCAGCCGAAAAAGCCGTAGCGATGCCGAGATCCTCACCTATGAAGGGGGCCGTGGCTTTGCCCCGTCTGCCGCCATGGAGCTCTTGCTGTTGGTGACGGGCAGCCTGTTCTCCGGCGACACCTTTTACGAGAGGGACATACATCGAAAAGATCGCTTGGCCCGCCTGGCCGAGCTGGTGACCCAGACCGATCCCGAGTTTGTGGCCGCTTTGGCCGTATATGCTCGTCAGGGGCTCGGTCTGCGCTCGGGGCCCAGCGCCTTGCTGGCGCACCTGTTCTGGTGGGGCCCCACCGCCCTGGCGCGCGAGGTGGCCAGGGGAATCTGGCTGCGCGGGGACGAACACCTCGAGACCCTGGCTTATACCCAAGCCCAGGGCTGGAAACTGCGCAAAGCCTTGAAGCAGGCCGTAGCCGAGCGCCTCAATACCATGAGCCCAGCGGCGTTGTTGAAATACCGCCGCAGGGGGCGTAGCGTGAGCCAGAAAGACGCCCTGATCCTCAGCCACCCCCAACCCAAAGACCGCGACCACGCGCTGGTGTACGAGTACCTCGTCCGTGGGCCTCAGGCCCTGCCGGAGGCCCAGGCCTATGCCCAGGCCCTTTTGGAGGAGCGCCCTACCTGGGAGCGCATCCTCTCCGAGCAGGGCAGCACCCCCCAGGCCTGGCAGAAGGCGCTACCCCATCTGCAGGGGCTTTCCTTGGTGCGTAACCTCAAGAACCTTCACGAAGCAGGGCTTTTGCAAGACCCCGAGGCCCGTAGTCTCCTTCTCCAAAAGCTCACCCGCCCCGAGGAGGTGCGCCGCTGGCGTCTGTTCCCCTACCAGTGGTTGCTGGCCATTTTTCAACTCGAGGCCC from Meiothermus cerbereus DSM 11376 includes the following:
- a CDS encoding TROVE domain-containing protein, which encodes MSFNTSRKSRSDAEILTYEGGRGFAPSAAMELLLLVTGSLFSGDTFYERDIHRKDRLARLAELVTQTDPEFVAALAVYARQGLGLRSGPSALLAHLFWWGPTALAREVARGIWLRGDEHLETLAYTQAQGWKLRKALKQAVAERLNTMSPAALLKYRRRGRSVSQKDALILSHPQPKDRDHALVYEYLVRGPQALPEAQAYAQALLEERPTWERILSEQGSTPQAWQKALPHLQGLSLVRNLKNLHEAGLLQDPEARSLLLQKLTRPEEVRRWRLFPYQWLLAIFQLEALSTSLEELPASRALWEVKAALELALEATLPPLPLQGPSLVLVDLSCSMFSNLSQHSEATYALAAASLGAVLYRRTGGRLYGFDDDLIELPYGPEASVAPMVRHLLDQGGGGTCLGHALQQSLAGFQGQRVVVFTDEQVHDDAETPLRRWVRAGQGRMAYLVNVAGYAPLAFPEQGVVRVGGFSERLLALLPLLESHDPLAWVRMGAWRALA